A part of Myxococcales bacterium genomic DNA contains:
- the fumC gene encoding class II fumarate hydratase, with the protein MEYRVDQDSMGKVNVPKNAYYGAQTARSLENFPIGNELMPKTFIRALAITKQAAALANNKLGRLSEEITLLIVRASSEIIDGKLSEQFPLKIWQTGSGTQTNMNMNEVIAHRANEFAGKELGAKSPVHPNDHVNLSQSTNDIFPTAMHVSAAMEVKFNLLKSINQLATTFEHKSKDFKDIVKMGRTHLQDATPISLGQEMSGYAAQLRMCEKALQETLPFIYQLAAGGTAVGTGLNAHHDFAKTIASIIAHKTGLAFESAPNKFCAMAAHDSCALLSGVLNTLACAFMKIANDIRWMASGPRGGIGEIFIAENEPGSSIMPGKVNPTQSEAATMVACQVMGNHTAISIACSQGNFELNVFKPVIMKNLLNSIELLSDSLKCFDEKCAQSIQPNMARINELKNRSLMLVTALTPYIGYDQAALVAKTAHKENKTLKEVCLDMNLMSEKEFDERVRPENMIQPSF; encoded by the coding sequence ATGGAGTATCGTGTTGATCAAGATAGCATGGGAAAAGTTAATGTGCCCAAAAACGCTTACTATGGTGCACAGACTGCAAGAAGTTTAGAGAATTTTCCTATCGGCAATGAGCTTATGCCAAAAACTTTTATCAGGGCTTTGGCAATAACCAAGCAGGCCGCAGCACTCGCGAACAACAAGCTTGGACGTCTGAGTGAAGAAATAACACTTTTGATCGTGCGCGCAAGCAGCGAAATTATCGATGGCAAACTTTCTGAACAATTTCCTTTAAAAATTTGGCAAACCGGATCGGGCACCCAAACTAATATGAACATGAATGAGGTTATCGCCCACCGAGCAAACGAATTTGCAGGAAAAGAATTGGGCGCAAAATCTCCAGTTCACCCTAATGACCATGTCAATCTCAGCCAGAGCACTAATGATATTTTTCCGACAGCTATGCATGTAAGCGCTGCCATGGAAGTAAAATTTAATCTTTTGAAAAGCATCAATCAGCTAGCCACAACCTTTGAACATAAATCGAAAGATTTTAAAGACATCGTAAAAATGGGGCGCACTCATCTACAGGATGCAACACCCATAAGTTTAGGCCAAGAAATGAGTGGCTATGCAGCCCAGTTGCGCATGTGCGAAAAAGCTCTTCAAGAGACACTGCCATTCATCTATCAGCTGGCGGCGGGTGGCACTGCCGTTGGAACAGGACTCAACGCTCATCATGATTTTGCCAAAACTATAGCCTCGATCATCGCTCATAAAACTGGACTCGCTTTTGAAAGTGCTCCCAACAAATTTTGTGCCATGGCTGCTCATGATTCCTGCGCTTTGTTGTCAGGAGTTTTAAATACCCTAGCCTGTGCTTTTATGAAAATTGCAAATGATATTCGTTGGATGGCTAGTGGACCTCGAGGAGGTATCGGGGAAATTTTTATTGCAGAAAATGAACCAGGATCATCCATCATGCCTGGAAAGGTAAACCCTACCCAGAGCGAAGCTGCTACAATGGTTGCTTGTCAGGTGATGGGAAATCACACAGCCATCAGCATAGCCTGCTCACAAGGTAATTTTGAGCTCAATGTTTTTAAACCGGTCATCATGAAAAATTTATTAAACTCCATCGAACTGTTAAGTGATTCTCTAAAATGTTTCGATGAAAAATGTGCTCAATCGATTCAGCCAAATATGGCTCGAATCAACGAGCTTAAAAACCGCTCTCTCATGCTGGTGACAGCCCTTACTCCTTATATAGGCTATGATCAGGCCGCCTTGGTTGCTAAGACTGCTCATAAAGAAAATAAAACTCTAAAAGAAGTATGCTTGGATATGAATTTAATGAGCGAAAAAGAATTTGACGAGCGTGTTCGTCCTGAAAATATGATACAGCCAAGCTTTTGA
- a CDS encoding CYTH domain-containing protein — protein sequence MKKEIELKYRLASKADFDHFFHFLEPMKSGRILVLRQRNIYFDTPSLSLKRNGISLRLRKQNNSYLMCAKQSLADKKSKNNLSVRLEYEEEINPSIAQLLEQQLLSPIDAFYHLLSPNPKDQETKLLLYGSMLKAAKSGLQIIGSFSNLRIILPVVIDEDFITFEFDHVSYPQNQEIFEVEIEFSSEKEVRKYRETVEKLFRQAQVKTYKSCSKSSRLYKMVFGKKI from the coding sequence ATGAAAAAAGAAATTGAGCTCAAATATCGCCTGGCCTCCAAAGCAGATTTTGATCACTTTTTTCATTTTCTAGAACCTATGAAGAGCGGGCGCATTTTGGTTCTTAGGCAAAGAAATATTTATTTTGATACACCAAGCCTATCCCTCAAACGAAATGGTATAAGTCTTCGATTGAGAAAACAAAACAATTCATATCTTATGTGTGCAAAGCAATCATTGGCTGATAAAAAAAGCAAAAATAATTTATCGGTTCGTTTGGAATATGAAGAAGAAATCAACCCAAGCATAGCTCAATTATTGGAACAACAATTATTGTCTCCTATCGATGCCTTTTATCATTTGTTATCGCCTAATCCTAAGGATCAAGAAACAAAACTTTTGCTTTATGGAAGTATGCTTAAAGCAGCTAAGAGCGGTCTGCAAATTATTGGTTCATTTTCCAACTTAAGAATAATTTTGCCTGTTGTGATTGATGAAGATTTTATAACTTTTGAGTTTGATCATGTAAGTTATCCTCAAAATCAAGAGATATTTGAGGTAGAGATAGAATTTTCATCTGAAAAAGAAGTGAGAAAATATCGTGAGACGGTTGAAAAATTATTTCGCCAAGCCCAAGTAAAAACTTACAAATCTTGTTCCAAATCATCAAGGCTTTATAAAATGGTTTTTGGCAAAAAAATTTAA